The Acidithiobacillus thiooxidans ATCC 19377 DNA window CGGCCGTAAAACTTCTGGAAGATCTGGGCGTCGTGACGGAGATGACCGGGCAGAAAAAGAACCGGAGTTACAGCTACCAGGCCTACGTTGAACTGCTCTCTCGGTGAGAAACACCCGCAGGCCCGCAGCTGGCCGCGTCCTACCTTTGGTTTTCGGTTGACGCTGGCGCTGTCCACTGCAAGCCAAGTCAATTTTAACGGGTGTGCGGCTACTCCAGGTGCCACTTGCGTTTATGAGGCTCAGCCATATACCCCTCGTTTGAGGAGTCCACTGCCACTAACCGCGTAGCGGTGTCAGCAGCTTCACTAACTCTACAAATTCGCTGGGGCGGACTTCCACATTGGCTGGAACAGGCCCTGCCCCTGAAAATAGCGGCGGATTGTCGGGTAGGACGGCAGCGTCACAACCTGCCCCCGCAGGGCGGCCTGCAGGTTGTTGTAGTGCAATTGGGCGGTCCAGCCTGGATGCTCCCGGTATGGGGTTTACCCCCCCAGCCCCTCACGCTACGTGACCATCAGCGCCTCTAAAACCATCAATATCCCTGACCGTACTCACGCGCGGCCAGTTGTTTCTGATTGCGGTGAACGACTTCCATTTTGGTCTCCTTCCAAATTTCCCGATCAGGAAATAGCAGACCGAATCATGCCCTAACCGCACTAAACATTCCCGATCGGGAAATATCGCTTGCACTTAGTCCGGTTTTGACTGACAATTTCCCGAACAGGAAACTGAGTCAGCCATGCCATTCATTCGATCACCTCAACAACTCGGCGATGCACTGCGTGGAGCTCGCAAACAACTCGGGCTGACCCAGCCCCAGTTGGCGCTGGCAGCTGGGGTGGGCGTGCGCTTCATTGTCGACCTTGAAGCAGGCAAGCCCACCTTGCGGCTGGAAAATGTGCTGAGGGTCATTGATGCTCTGGGTGGTGAGCTTCAGTTGAGTGGATTGCCATCCGCTGCTTCCGACGCTCAACGAGAGGATGACGGCCATGGCGCATGAACTGGAAGTCTGGCTTTTCGCCGATCGTGTCGGCACGTTGGCGCTGGTCGATGGGCGGCTAAGCTTTTGCTACACTCCCAGTTGGCTGACTCACAAAGACGCCATTGCCTTGTCCGCCTCGCTGCCCCTGCAAACGGAGCCGTTAGACGACCGCAAAACGCGCCCCTTTTTTGCGGGTCTTCTACCCGAAGGGCAAATGCGCCGCTTGATTGCGCAGCAGTTCAGGTGTCTGACCAGAACGACTTTGCGCTGCTGGACCACATCGGTGGCGAATGTGCCGGGGCTGTGACCTTCCTTGAGCCGGGGCAGACTATGCCTGTTTCGACAGGCGGCGATGACGTTCAATGGCTGAGCGACGCGGAAGTCGTGGTCATCCTGGATGAATTACCGCGTCACCCCATGTTGGCAGGAAAAGATGGCTTGCGGCTTTCTTTGGCTGGTGCTCAAGACAAACTTCCGGTGGTGTTTGGTGGTGCGTGCATCGGGCTGCCCCTCAATGGCACGCCTAGTTCCCACATCCTGAAATCGTCATCAATTCGTGTTGAATGATACGCAGATTCAAGACAGGGTAGTTGACCTTCATCTCATGAAATACTTTACTTAATCCGCAGTCATCGCTAACATGCCGCGCTTATGTTTTCCGCTAAAACCAACAGTCTGCATCTTACCAAAGTGACCGGCCCTGGTGATCGCCTGGAAGGTCCGGTTGATCTTGCTGCTTGGAGTCGTCTGGCGGCGGCGATGGCAGAAGTGAAATCGGTGCAGGCAGATCTGGATTTGCAGCGAAATGGTTCAGTCGTATTGGCAGACGGATTTATAGAGGTTTCTGGACAAATTCGCTGTGAGCGTTGCCTGGGAAACATGCCTTTATCTTTAAAGGTGCCCGTGCATAGCGGTCTG harbors:
- a CDS encoding helix-turn-helix transcriptional regulator — translated: MPFIRSPQQLGDALRGARKQLGLTQPQLALAAGVGVRFIVDLEAGKPTLRLENVLRVIDALGGELQLSGLPSAASDAQREDDGHGA
- a CDS encoding HipA N-terminal domain-containing protein, coding for MAHELEVWLFADRVGTLALVDGRLSFCYTPSWLTHKDAIALSASLPLQTEPLDDRKTRPFFAGLLPEGQMRRLIAQQFRCLTRTTLRCWTTSVANVPGL
- a CDS encoding YceD family protein; translated protein: MFSAKTNSLHLTKVTGPGDRLEGPVDLAAWSRLAAAMAEVKSVQADLDLQRNGSVVLADGFIEVSGQIRCERCLGNMPLSLKVPVHSGLAETEEMVSTLDPDLDIVLADRGVVALQVWLEDEVLLALPMIPRCAEWQSGTCPVSGLEAFIIVD